The genomic interval GATATCTGATACCGGCACGTCGATGAGAATACTGATCTCGTTGCCCAGTTGGTCAATCAGTGCGCAGTACAGCTGCTGGCACTTCCGCGTTTCCGGAGAACCCATGCCAAGACAGGTACGGATGATCTCCCCCAGCGGGATGATGTGGAGGTAGGGCGGACGCCGGGACGGCGCGGTGTCCGAGAGTTCCAGAGCCCTATCCCGCACTCCTTTTTTAATCCTTCCGCCATCCTGCGGGCATCGCCACCCGTTTGATTCCGCAACAGCCGCAGAATACTGTTGAAAGCAGCGGGTGCATGCAGTCCTGTTGTACTTCCCCTCTTCAGGGAAAAATCCGGCATTCATGAGGATATCGCCCCGCCGTATGCTCTCTATGGTTTCACGTGCCCCCGCTTTCCGGATTCGGATACGGTTGAATTCCCTCCCGATTTTAAGCGGGCTGGGGCTGTGTGCGTCGGAATTGGAAAGAAACGGAACATCGCACAGTTCATGAATTCCCGCACCATAGGAGCTGTCGGCACTCAGGCCGAGCTCCAGAAAATCAGGCCGTTCACTCCCGTAGCATGCAGGCATACTGTTGTAATGGGCATATATCCCCGTCCACGGAGTAAATGCATGGGCCGGACCGATGAAGCCGCCCTCCTCGTGTACTGCCCGGGCAATCTCCACGCCGGAGAGGCGTATCTGAGGACGACCGCCGGTCCCGATATTTTTTGAAAAAGGGGATAATCTCGATGCAATATTCTCACAGACGGCGAAGTCTTCGGAGAGGATCAGGTGATGCACCCGTGCAGCGCCTTCTATTTCAGCAGACGGCACTACCGTGATGCCCTGTTCGTTCTCCAGAAAATCCGCCCACCGTTTTTGCCATTCGGGGTGCAGTGCATCACCGGTAGCAATGGTGGTAATGCCCTTGATGGCGCAGGTCTCAAGGATCGCCAACGGTGTCATCCGTGGCGATACCGCCATGGAATAGGGGGAGTGGATGTGCAGATCGGCGTTGGACTCCATATCAGCCGATATAACTCAGTTCTTCGTCATTGCGGCGTTCTTCCATCTGGCGAAGCCGTTCCACGAGTTGCTCCATTTCCCCTGCGCGTTCCTG from Methanoculleus sp. SDB carries:
- a CDS encoding histidinol phosphatase; its protein translation is MESNADLHIHSPYSMAVSPRMTPLAILETCAIKGITTIATGDALHPEWQKRWADFLENEQGITVVPSAEIEGAARVHHLILSEDFAVCENIASRLSPFSKNIGTGGRPQIRLSGVEIARAVHEEGGFIGPAHAFTPWTGIYAHYNSMPACYGSERPDFLELGLSADSSYGAGIHELCDVPFLSNSDAHSPSPLKIGREFNRIRIRKAGARETIESIRRGDILMNAGFFPEEGKYNRTACTRCFQQYSAAVAESNGWRCPQDGGRIKKGVRDRALELSDTAPSRRPPYLHIIPLGEIIRTCLGMGSPETRKCQQLYCALIDQLGNEISILIDVPVSDIAGIDGRVAAAIAAFRSGEITLVPGGGGKYGSFSF